A genomic window from Quercus lobata isolate SW786 chromosome 10, ValleyOak3.0 Primary Assembly, whole genome shotgun sequence includes:
- the LOC115965779 gene encoding (-)-isopiperitenol/(-)-carveol dehydrogenase, mitochondrial-like: MTDSSPSNKKLQGKVAIITGGASGMGEATARHFATHGARAVVIADVQDEKGRNVAASIGPNICTYVHCDVSDEEQVKTLVDATVNTYGGLDIMFSNAGMARATHACDQSVLDMELSAYDKLMAVNARGMVACVKHAAKAMVEGRVRGSIVCTTSVAASIGCPKYVDYVMSKHAVLGLVRSASLQLGAYGIRVNCVTPGAVGTPLLKDMFGCENDEEADKMVESRSILKGGMLRPNNVADAVVFLASGDSEFVTGHNLVVDAGFSVKVG; this comes from the coding sequence ATGACAGACTCCTCACCATCAAACAAGAAGCTCCAAGGCAAAGTGGCCATAATCACCGGAGGTGCAAGCGGCATGGGCGAGGCCACGGCGCGCCACTTCGCCACTCACGGCGCAAGAGCCGTCGTTATCGCCGACGTCCAAGACGAGAAGGGCCGAAACGTCGCCGCATCTATCGGTCCCAACATTTGCACCTATGTCCACTGCGATGTCAGCGACGAGGAACAGGTTAAAACGTTAGTAGACGCCACGGTCAACACGTACGGAGGCCTCGACATCATGTTCAGCAACGCGGGCATGGCTCGAGCGACACACGCGTGCGATCAGAGCGTGTTGGACATGGAGTTGTCGGCTTACGACAAGCTCATGGCGGTGAACGCGCGTGGAATGGTGGCGTGTGTGAAGCACGCCGCGAAGGCGATGGTTGAAGGGCGCGTGAGGGGGAGTATTGTTTGCACGACGAGCGTGGCGGCGAGTATTGGTTGCCCCAAGTACGTCGACTACGTGATGTCGAAGCATGCGGTGCTGGGGTTGGTGAGGTCCGCGAGCTTGCAGCTGGGCGCGTATGGGATACGCGTGAATTGTGTTACACCAGGTGCGGTTGGGACGCCACTGCTGAAGGACATGTTTGGGTGTGAAAATGATGAGGAGGCAGATAAGATGGTAGAGTCACGTTCCATCTTGAAAGGTGGGATGCTGAGACCCAATAATGTGGCGGACGCTGTGGTTTTTCTTGCTTCTGGGGATTCGGAGTTTGTCACTGGGCATAATCTGGTGGTGGATGCTGGGTTTTCTGTCAAAGTTGGCTAA
- the LOC115965778 gene encoding uncharacterized protein LOC115965778: MTTKFNKDMYAKMRSKKDEPLSNLGKKIVRMTGKGPAPIPLSTIPPVAPETMRTASPTTSIEEIATPGSKRQHVAGKGKEKEKADIRSSTIWDDERLAVDRAHEVVTPADLRALSDMSLNDVVPRHVHKLVQVLGESLHITTEYLTQEAKVVSLTTRMEALEKENSDLKKNLITSMDEATSLKEKVKVLDDDLRVERKLTQEKDEQLLSAKEKLATIAARSVEAFQTTDEYNTVFFSWYFKGFELLRRYLVKHPSGVNMESLDLEEVDKEMALDEAAQSFAPDGDAPEPATDAPAVEDAAADA, translated from the exons ATGACGACAAAATTTAACAAGGACATGTACGCGAAGATGAGATCGAAGAAGGACGAGCCGCTGTCCAATCTGGGGAAGAAGATTGTGCGCATGACCGGGAAGGGCCCTGCTCCTATTCCCCTTAGTACCATTCCTCCCGTGGCTCCTGAGACGATGAGGACTGCCTCTCCGACTACGTCAATAGAGGAGATCGCTACTCCTGGCTCCAAAAGGCAGCACGTGGCTGGTAAagggaaggagaaggagaaggctGACATTCGTTCGTCAACAATATGGGACGACGAAAGGTTGGCCGTGGACAGGGCTCACGAGGTTGTCACCCCAGCGGACTTAAGGGCTCTTTCAGACATGTCTTTGAACGACGTCGTCCCTCGTCATGTTCATAAGCTCGTCCAG GTGTTGGGAGAGAGCCTCCATATTACCACTGAGTATCTCACCCAAGAGGCCAAGGTTGTGTCTCTGACAACCCGGATGGAGGCCCTGGAGAAAGAGAACTCTGATCTGAAGAAGAACCTTATTACCTCCATGGACGAGGCGACCTCATTGAAGGAGAAGGTTAAAGTGTTGGATGACGACCTCAGGGTTGAACGCAAGTTGACTCAAGAGAAGGATGAGCAGCTTCTTTCAGCCAAGGAGAAGCTTGCAACTATTGCTGCCAGGTCGGTGGAGGCCTTCCAGACCACTGACGAGTACAATACTGTATTCTTCAGTTGGTATTTTAAAGGTTTCGAGCTTCTTAGGAGGTATCTTGTCAAGCATCCTTCTGGGGTCAACATGGAGAGCTTGGACCTGGAGGAGGTAGATAAGGAGATGGCTCTGGACGAAGCTGCTCAGTCCTTCGCCCCAGATGGTGATGCTCCAGAGCCTGCCACCGACGCACCTGCCGTTGAGGACGCTGCTGCCGATGCCTGA
- the LOC115962496 gene encoding (-)-isopiperitenol/(-)-carveol dehydrogenase, mitochondrial-like — MTDSISSNNKLQGKVAIVTGGASGIGEATARAFAAHGARAIVITDVQDEKGQNVAVSIGSNVCTYVHCDVSDEEQVKNLIDSTVKSYGRVDIMFSNAGIGRATHACDQSVLDVDLAAYDKLMAVNARGMAACVKHAAKAMVEGRVRGSIVCTASIAASAGYHKFVDYVMSKHAVLGLVRCASMNLGAYGIRVNCVSPGLVGTPLLKDMLGYENEEEDKVVESTYTLKGGAMRPKNVADTMVFLASAESQFVTGYDLVVNGGTGNKNLSLQRVATAPPLTSGNIKVFQFSLLFPISSLL, encoded by the exons ATGACAGACTCCATATCTTCAAACAACAAGCTCCAAGGCAAGGTGGCCATAGTCACCGGAGGTGCAAGCGGAATCGGCGAGGCCACGGCTCGCGCGTTCGCCGCTCACGGCGCACGAGCCATCGTCATTACCGACGTCCAAGACGAGAAGGGCCAAAACGTGGCCGTGTCAATCGGTTCCAACGTATGCACCTACGTACACTGCGATGTCAGCGACGAGGAACAGGTCAAGAACTTAATAGACTCCACGGTGAAATCGTACGGACGCGTGGACATCATGTTCAGCAACGCGGGCATTGGAAGAGCGACCCACGCGTGCGATCAGAGCGTGCTGGACGTGGACTTGGCGGCTTACGACAAGCTCATGGCGGTGAACGCGCGTGGAATGGCGGCGTGCGTGAAGCACGCGGCGAAGGCGATGGTGGAAGGGCGCGTGAGGGGGAGCATCGTTTGTACGGCGAGCATAGCGGCGAGTGCTGGTTACCACAAGTTCGTCGACTACGTGATGTCGAAGCACGCGGTGCTGGGGTTGGTGAGGTGCGCGAGCATGAACCTAGGTGCGTATGGGATACGCGTGAATTGTGTTTCGCCAGGGCTGGTTGGGACGCCATTGTTGAAGGACATGTTGGGGTATGAAAATGAGGAGGAGGATAAGGTGGTAGAGTCGACTTACACCTTGAAAGGTGGGGCGATGAGGCCCAAAAATGTGGCGGACACTATGGTGTTTCTTGCTTCTGCGGAATCCCAGTTTGTCACTGGCTATGATTTGGTGGTGAATGGTGG AACGGGAAATAAGAACCTCAGCCTTCAACGTGTCGCGACAGCGCCGCCCCTGACCTCAGGCAACATCAAGGTATTTCAGTTCTCTCTCCTTTTCCCTATCTCATCTCTGCTCtga
- the LOC115964181 gene encoding (-)-isopiperitenol/(-)-carveol dehydrogenase, mitochondrial-like yields MTDSTGTASRSKLQGKVAIITGGANGMGEATARQFATHGARAIVIADVQDERGQNVAVSIGSNVCTYVHCDVSDEEQVKNLVESTVKSYGRLDIMFSNAGIGRSTHACDQSVLDMDLAAYDKLMAVNARGMVACVKHAAKAMVEGRVRGSIVCTASKVTSAGYHKFVDYVMSKHAVLGLVRCASMNLGAYGIRVNCVSPGLVGTPLLKDMLGYENEEEDKVVESTYTLKGGAMRPKNVADAVVFLASEDSQFVTGHDLVVDGGYRG; encoded by the coding sequence ATGACAGACTCCACAGGCACAGCTTCAAGGAGCAAACTCCAAGGCAAGGTGGCCATAATCACTGGCGGAGCAAACGGCATGGGTGAGGCCACGGCGCGCCAATTTGCCACTCACGGCGCAAGAGCCATCGTCATCGCCGACGTCCAAGACGAGAGGGGCCAAAACGTGGCCGTGTCAATCGGTTCCAACGTATGCACCTACGTACACTGCGATGTCAGCGACGAGGAACAGGTCAAGAACTTAGTAGAGTCGACGGTGAAATCGTACGGACGCTTGGACATCATGTTCAGCAACGCCGGCATAGGAAGATCGACCCACGCGTGCGATCAAAGCGTGCTGGACATGGACTTGGCCGCTTACGACAAGCTCATGGCGGTGAACGCGCGTGGAATGGTGGCGTGCGTGAAGCATGCGGCGAAGGCAATGGTGGAAGGGCGCGTGAGGGGGAGCATTGTTTGTACAGCGAGCAAAGTGACTAGTGCTGGCTACCACAAGTTCGTCGACTACGTGATGTCGAAGCACGCGGTGCTGGGGTTGGTGAGGTGCGCGAGCATGAACCTGGGCGCGTATGGGATACGCGTGAATTGCGTTTCGCCAGGGCTGGTTGGGACGCCATTGTTGAAGGACATGTTGGGGTATGAAAATGAGGAAGAGGATAAGGTGGTAGAGTCGACTTACACCTTGAAAGGTGGGGCGATGAGGCCCAAAAATGTGGCGGACGCTGTGGTGTTTCTTGCTTCTGAGGATTCCCAGTTTGTCACTGGCCATGATTTGGTGGTGGATGGTGGGTATAGAGGTTAG
- the LOC115964393 gene encoding uncharacterized protein LOC115964393: MASNQSHIYKTLTLSTEGTTPVTIFENTFTQTKVSINFYIQIEPNPDSAALAQQVQALTATIEELTKQNQEMKLRLQQPPDEILCSSFPTTLKGAAREWFTKLPTSSVDNFEQLSNAFLRHFIGGQCPKRPADHLLTIRQGEKETLRSYVKRFSRETPEVDEADDNVQLTTFKAGLRSRDLVASLVKNPPKMMAEMLLKAQKYMNVEDALTAIKDAEKPGDKGKKEDERRDQKRERPDHRNYDGNRRKDDKGPQTVKFTPLVMPVDKILTQIKDEHYLKWPRPLHSSPNVRDKNKYCRFHKDHDHNTEDCRDLKEQIEELIWKGKLQKYVKKGEYSKFRDGNKSQHKSSSRSDDRPSQPSQDVIGEIKTITGVPFSGGSFKSVKKAYQW, encoded by the exons ATGGCTAGCAACCAAAGCCACATATATAAAACCCTCACATTATCAACAGAAG gcaccacaccggtgaccattTTTGAGAATACATTCACGCAGACCAAAG TTTCCATCAACTTCTACATTCAGATAGAACCCAATCCAGATTCCGCAGCTTTGGCCCAGCAAGTTCAAGCTCTTAcagccaccattgaagaactcaccaaacaaaatcaagaaatgaaGCTACGACTTCAACAG CCACCCGACGAGATATTGTGTAGTTCATTTCCcaccactctcaaaggagctgcaagggAATGGTTCACAAAGTTGCCGACATCGTCCGTTGACAACTTTGAGCAATTGAGTAATGCCTTCTTGCGTCACTTCATAGGGGGGCAGTGTCCAAAGAGGCCAGCGGACCACTTACTCACCATTagacagggagagaaggaaACCCTTAGGTCATACGTGAAACGCTTTAGTCGGGAGACTCCAGAGGTagacgaagctgatgacaatgtgcagctgacgaccttcaaagcGGGACTAAGATCCAGAGATCTCGTGGCTTCACTTGTGAAGAATCCACCAAAGATGATGGCAGAGATGCTCCTGAAAgcacagaagtacatgaatgttGAAGATGCTTTAACAGCCATAAAGGATGCAGAGAAGCCAGGAGACAAGGGAAAGAAGGAAGACGAGCGTAGGGATCAAAAGAGGGAGCGCCCAGATCATCGGAACTATGACGGGAATAGAAGAAAGGATGACAAAGGTCCTCAAACGGTAAAATTTACTCCTCtagttatgcctgttgacaaaattttaacgCAGATTAAGGACGAGCACTATCTCAAATGGCCGAGACCATTACACTCATCCCCTAACGTCCGTGATAAGAACAAGTACTGCCGATTCCATAAGGATCACGACCACAACACAGAAGATTGTAGGGACCTAAAGGAGCAAATAGAGGAGTTGATATGGAAAGGGAAATTacagaaatatgtgaagaagggGGAATATAGTAAGTTCAGGGACGGCAATAAGAGCCAGCATAAGTCCTCTTCCAGGAGTGACGACCGCCCGTCCCAACCTTCACAGGAtgtgatcggggagataaagACGATTACAGGAGTGCCCTTTTCAGGAGGATCATTTAAATCCGTCAAGAAAGCGTACCAGTGGTAG